One segment of Polyangiaceae bacterium DNA contains the following:
- a CDS encoding Npt1/Npt2 family nucleotide transporter, whose product MTASETQRQSLLERALGVVTRVQPGEGVTALLLTVDVFLLMTAYSAIKPVREGLILAMKSGAEYKSYMGAAIAVALLFAVPAYSRFADRLPRNRLIIGVTLFFAANLVAFWLASAVPSVRQHLGLVFYLWLGIFNMMVVAQFWAFANDLYREEQGKRLFPLLGVGQTVGAVAGSGLAALLLQVLGVFPMLLASAALLTLTALLTQIVHARESSSARREKPAPPDAQESGSAQRETAPSDPREPGSSQGAAPKREGAFALVAGDPYLRYVALFTVAFTFVNTNGEYMIGKLVTEAARGLVERGELPAAEFERWVSATYSRFYLYVNVATVALQALVVSRLVRVGGMRVAFFVLPSIALLDALGVSALPVLGVLFIGKVAENATDYSLNNTLRNMLWLPTTSEMKYKAKQAIDTFFVRMGDVSSALIVYVGAGILGHGVRTFALVNLVLVLGWLAVARRIVKAYEALSARDPDASSS is encoded by the coding sequence TTGACCGCAAGCGAAACCCAACGGCAGTCCCTCCTCGAGCGCGCGCTGGGCGTCGTCACTCGAGTGCAGCCTGGCGAGGGCGTGACGGCGCTGCTCCTCACCGTCGATGTGTTCTTACTGATGACGGCGTACTCGGCAATCAAGCCGGTGCGCGAGGGCCTGATCCTGGCGATGAAGTCCGGCGCCGAGTACAAGTCCTACATGGGCGCGGCGATCGCCGTTGCGCTCTTGTTCGCCGTTCCGGCGTACTCACGCTTCGCAGATCGGCTCCCGCGCAACCGCTTGATCATCGGCGTCACCCTGTTTTTTGCGGCGAATCTGGTTGCGTTCTGGTTGGCCAGCGCCGTCCCCAGTGTGCGTCAACACCTCGGGCTCGTGTTCTATCTGTGGCTCGGTATCTTCAACATGATGGTCGTCGCCCAGTTCTGGGCCTTCGCCAATGACCTCTATCGAGAGGAGCAGGGGAAGCGCCTGTTTCCTCTGCTGGGCGTGGGCCAGACCGTCGGCGCCGTGGCGGGCTCGGGGTTGGCAGCACTACTGCTCCAGGTGCTCGGCGTCTTTCCCATGCTCCTGGCAAGCGCCGCCCTGCTGACACTGACGGCACTATTGACCCAGATCGTGCACGCGCGCGAGTCCAGCTCGGCACGACGAGAGAAACCCGCGCCGCCCGATGCGCAGGAATCCGGCTCCGCGCAACGAGAGACTGCGCCGTCCGATCCGCGGGAGCCCGGCTCCTCCCAAGGGGCAGCCCCCAAGCGCGAAGGCGCATTTGCGCTGGTCGCTGGCGATCCCTACCTACGCTACGTGGCGCTGTTCACCGTCGCCTTCACCTTCGTCAACACCAACGGCGAGTACATGATCGGCAAGTTGGTGACCGAAGCCGCGCGCGGGCTCGTGGAACGCGGCGAGCTACCAGCGGCGGAGTTCGAGCGCTGGGTGAGCGCAACCTACAGTCGCTTCTATCTCTACGTGAACGTGGCGACGGTGGCGCTGCAGGCCCTCGTGGTGTCTCGATTGGTGCGTGTGGGCGGAATGCGTGTCGCGTTCTTCGTGCTTCCGTCCATTGCCTTGCTCGACGCCTTGGGCGTCAGCGCCCTGCCCGTTCTCGGAGTGCTCTTCATCGGCAAGGTGGCCGAGAACGCCACGGACTACTCGCTCAACAACACGCTGCGCAACATGCTGTGGTTGCCCACCACCAGCGAAATGAAATACAAAGCCAAGCAGGCCATCGACACCTTCTTCGTGCGCATGGGTGACGTCAGCTCCGCCTTGATCGTCTACGTCGGGGCCGGGATCTTGGGCCACGGCGTGCGCACGTTCGCGCTCGTCAATCTAGTGCTGGTGCTCGGCTGGCTCGCAGTTGCTCGCCGCATCGTCAAAGCCTACGAAGCGTTGAGCGCCCGAGACCCCGACGCCTCGTCTTCTTGA